The following coding sequences are from one Azospirillum sp. TSH100 window:
- a CDS encoding LacI family DNA-binding transcriptional regulator: MSRCFTEGASVSAEMRTRVLEAARRLSYRPNAIARSLTTRRTNLIGVVMGDLDGPFQPYLFETLTRGLASRGKQPLLVRGDPADALDGTAMAALDYQVDAVVVTAGSVSPAAIRGLMALGVPLLLYGRAVEADGVDSICCDNPLGARLVAQALVAAGHRRIAYLGGRPSAFSEQERGGAFRAALAQLGMPLTATGDGDYTYDSGYREALRLLAGPDRPDALFCGNDAMAFGALDAARTTLGLRVPDDLSIVGFDDVPMAGWPSFSLTTIRNPVDDIVAILLDMLERRLADPDAPPVLHRPAPLLVRRGSARL, translated from the coding sequence GTGTCCCGGTGCTTTACCGAGGGGGCCAGCGTTTCGGCGGAAATGCGCACCCGCGTGCTGGAGGCGGCACGGCGGCTTTCCTACCGTCCGAACGCCATTGCACGCAGCCTGACGACCCGGCGCACCAACCTGATCGGCGTCGTCATGGGCGATCTGGACGGCCCGTTCCAGCCTTACCTGTTCGAGACGCTCACCCGCGGGCTGGCCTCGCGCGGCAAGCAGCCGCTGCTGGTGCGCGGCGACCCGGCGGATGCGCTGGACGGCACGGCGATGGCCGCTCTCGACTATCAGGTCGATGCCGTGGTGGTGACGGCCGGCAGCGTGTCTCCGGCGGCGATCCGCGGGCTGATGGCGCTCGGCGTCCCCTTGCTTCTCTATGGCCGGGCGGTGGAGGCGGACGGGGTGGACAGCATCTGCTGCGACAATCCGCTCGGCGCAAGGCTGGTGGCGCAGGCGCTGGTCGCCGCCGGCCACCGTCGCATCGCCTATCTCGGCGGACGCCCCTCCGCCTTTTCCGAGCAGGAGCGCGGCGGCGCCTTCCGGGCGGCCTTGGCGCAGCTTGGGATGCCGCTGACCGCCACGGGAGATGGCGACTACACCTACGACAGCGGCTATCGCGAGGCTCTGCGCCTGCTGGCCGGTCCCGACCGTCCGGACGCCCTGTTCTGCGGCAACGACGCCATGGCCTTCGGCGCGCTCGATGCGGCCCGCACCACGCTCGGCCTCCGGGTGCCGGACGACCTGTCCATCGTCGGCTTCGACGATGTGCCGATGGCCGGCTGGCCGAGCTTCTCCCTGACCACCATCCGCAATCCGGTCGACGACATCGTGGCGATCCTCCTCGACATGCTGGAGCGGCGGCTGGCGGACCCCGATGCACCGCCGGTCCTGCACCGCCCGGCCCCGCTGCTGGTCAGGCGTGGATCGGCACGCCTTTGA